The Desulfovibrio fairfieldensis sequence TGCGATTCCCTCCAGTTGGGGCAGATTTTCAAGTCGCGCTGACGGGCCGTTTGCGGCCTTCGAATCTTCCTTCCCTTGTGACAGGCAGTAATTTTGTACTTTTTGCGACTGGGGGCAATTTGTGGCCCGTTTCGCGCGAGCGCCCGATTTTTGTCCCGTTTTAGCCCCCTCTCCGTCATCATCCTCGGTCACCATGCCCAGCATGGCGGTCAGGGAATAGCGGCGAAGATATGTCATGGCCGATCCCATACCTTGCGGATCGGCCTTGGGCAGCGGAACCACCGCCAACGAACTCTGCCACTGACCGGACTCTGCATGTGTGAGCTTGGTGACGAGGCCGAGGCAACCGGGCTCATCTACCGGCACCGGGTACTGACAAAGCCAGATGCCGTTATCGAGAAGAGCGGCACGGCACGCGGCCATGACGCTCTTCAGACTGGCATACCAGGATTTGGTGAAAGGGTTTTCCGAATCCTTTGGGATTGGTTGAAGTTGTCGCTGTACATTGAGCAGGGCCTTGGCCAATTCCGTAATCTCTAATGAGTGGCATGTGACATTCATATTTTCCTCCTGATTACTGCCACAGAAAGTCAAAGCTCCTGCCATGGCGGGCAAGAGCTTAGAAGACATCACCTTCCTCTTTCAGAGAAATAATATATCGACAGAATTTGTAGAATGACAGAAGCCGCTATTCTGCGCTTTACCGGCTATTCTTTCAAAACAAAGAGCATGGGAATAAGCACCACGCAGGGAACAGGTTTGCCTTCGATACGGGCAGGCGCAAAGGTGGATGCCTGTATGCAGTTCAGCGCGGCCGCGCCGAAGTCCGCATGGTCGGTCCGTATTACACGGGCGCGCAGCAGCTTGCCTTCCCCATCCAGATAAGCTTCCACCACGGCCTTGCCTTCCAGGTTGCGTCGTTGCGCCGCGCGCGGGTAGCGCAATGGAGCCTGCCGCAGGAAGCGGGGGCCGCCGCCAGCATTCCAGGCCATAACCTGCGGCTGTGGTGTACCCTCTATCGGGACCATGCCGGGTATGTCTGTTCCTAGGCCGCCTTGTTTCTCCGTTGGCTGCTGTTTCGCCGCGTTTTCTATAGAACGGTGCCCGGAGGTTTTCACAGGCGGCACAATTGGTTCTTTTTCAAATTTTTTATGACGGGGCTTTGCGGCGGTTTTGTTTTTTCTGACATGTTCCCGGCGCTGCACGGTCTGCCGGACTGGCACAGCCTGTTCCGGCTTCTGTTCCTCAACGGCAGAAGATTCCTCAGCGGTAGCCGTTGCCTTTGCGGCCTGTTCCGGCAACTGCGGACTGGTCCGGTCCGGCAAATTCGCCATATCCGTATTACCGGCGGTCCCGGTTCCCGCAGGAGCCCAGCTGACCGTCAATACGCCGCCGGACTGCACCGGCAGATAGTCCGGCAGAGCCAAAGC is a genomic window containing:
- a CDS encoding ERF family protein, with product MNVTCHSLEITELAKALLNVQRQLQPIPKDSENPFTKSWYASLKSVMAACRAALLDNGIWLCQYPVPVDEPGCLGLVTKLTHAESGQWQSSLAVVPLPKADPQGMGSAMTYLRRYSLTAMLGMVTEDDDGEGAKTGQKSGARAKRATNCPQSQKVQNYCLSQGKEDSKAANGPSARLENLPQLEGIAYQVVTAQDGRDCIIATGNTQSRKEILSGAGFRWNAQRKVWWKYADTA
- a CDS encoding energy transducer TonB, with the protein product MTVSWAPAGTGTAGNTDMANLPDRTSPQLPEQAAKATATAEESSAVEEQKPEQAVPVRQTVQRREHVRKNKTAAKPRHKKFEKEPIVPPVKTSGHRSIENAAKQQPTEKQGGLGTDIPGMVPIEGTPQPQVMAWNAGGGPRFLRQAPLRYPRAAQRRNLEGKAVVEAYLDGEGKLLRARVIRTDHADFGAAALNCIQASTFAPARIEGKPVPCVVLIPMLFVLKE